The region AGCGCAGTTGCACCTGCACCTTTTAAAACCGTAACCTCATCGATATCATCCAGATTAAGATCAGAGATTCCGTTTCCGTAATCAATCGGAGAATCTTCTCCCATATAGGCGCTGCTTGAACCCGACGTTGTCATTTCAGCATTTACAGGAACTCCGTCAACAACAATCAAAGCATAATTTCCTTTTGGACTTAAAGATCTGTTTCCTCGAAGTGTAATCTGCTGAGAGTTTAATGGACCGGAACCTGTAGAAGTAATACTTAAACCTGCCACTTTTCCTTTTAATCCAGATGACCAGTTATTTGGTCTTCCCTGAGATAAATTATCAGATTTAATGGTCTGCTGTGAGAATCCCAAACGTTTCTCTTCTCTTTTAATTCCCAAAGCCGTTACTACAACTTCATTAAGTTCGCTTGTACTTAATTTCATTACAACAGTAATTGGATTAGCACTCGCTTGAATCTCTTGAGAAACATATCCCATGTAAGAAACTACAAGGACAGCCGAAGCATTTACAGCAAAGCTGAAATTCCCTTCCATGTCTGTCATCGTGTTTGTTTTTGTTCCTTTTTCAAGAATAGTAACTCCCGGCATCGGCATACCGCTTTCGTCCAAAACTTTTCCTCGCACATTCATCTGAGCACGAAGATTTTTGGTAACTGTAATAGTGTTGTTTAGTTTTTTAAATGAAAGACCTGTTTTTGCTGCTACTTTTGCAAGCACCCCATCAAGACTTTCCTTTTCTGCATAAATGGAAATGCGTTGCGAACTTCCAGATATCTTTTCGTCAAAAAGAAAAGTAAAAGATGTTTTCTGTTCTACTGCGCTGAAAAATTCTGTAATTGCCGCATCTTTTAGATTAAGGCTAATCTGCACATCTTTACCCGACTGTACAGAAGCAAATCCATTAAAGGAAGAAATTAATAAAATCATTAAGTAAAGATTTTTCATCTTTATATACTTATTGAAAAAAAATTGTAGTTTCGTATTCATTACTATTAGGCTCTAAATTTTATTTTTAGTCTTTTAAAATTGCCCGTTTCCGTTGCACCGGAAGCGGGTTTGTTTTTTCTGTTTTTAAGGTGTCTTTTTTCTTATAGTGATATGGTTTTTAGTTGTGTAATTTATTTTCAGCTGTTTTAAATAGGCAATACTTTCCAATACATTTTCCAGTTTTTCATCTTTAAACTTTCCGGAAATTGTAAGGTTGTTTAAATCTTGATCTTCAATTGTAATATCTACATTGTACCAGTTTTCAATAATTTTAACGGTTTCTGAAAGCTTGGTATTTTTAAGCATAATAGTATTACTGATCCAGGCGATTTTATCTTCGCTGTTTTCTGTAGAAATCTGCAGATCTGAATTCTTTATCAAATCGGCTTGTTGATTTTTAGTAATCTGCACTTTTTTTCCGGTTGGCGAACTCACTTCTACTTTACCACTAATCACACTTACTTTAGTATTATGATGGTTATAAGAATTAATGTCGAATGAAGTTCCCAAAACTCTCACTTTTACATCATGTGTTTGAACTATAAAAGGTCGTTTTACATCTCTGAAAACTTTAAAATAAGCCTGTCCAACAAGTGTAATATTTCTTGTAGTTTCAAATTCTTCCGGATAAGTAATGCTGCTGTTTGAGTTTAAGACAATAACACTTCCGTCTTTAAGGAAAATTTCTTTCTTTTCTCCTTTAGCTGTAATTTGAGTTATTACTTCAGGTTTAAAAATAAATTGAGCTGCAGTAAATGCAATCGAAAGTCCGACAACTAAAATTGCCGCAATTTTCAACGCTTTTCGAATAGTATATTTTTTTGGTTTTACCTTTAATTCTAAAAATATCTTATCTAGAATTACATCCCCTTTTTCATCAGATAATTCCATGTCTAATGATTGCTTCTGCATCTTATCAAAAAATGATTCAACGGCGATTTTTTCTTCAGGTGTGCAGGTACCTTCTTCGTATTTTTTTGCTAATTGCAAAAAGATTTCTTTTTTCAAAATATGTGCTTTTATAGACAAGTCACATTTTTTGAATCGAACAAGTAGTCGAAAATGCAGGCTTAACGTTTTCTTAAAACCGGTGTTTTTTAGTTAACATAAAAGAACGCCGCCCAGTAAAAAAGAAGATAATTATAAGAAGTGTTGTTTAAGCGAAGCTGCTTTAGAGCATTGCTGATATGTTTCTCAACAGTGTGAATTGACAAATTGAGTTTTACCGCAATTTCGGCATTTGTAAAATGATCCATTCGGCTGAGCAGGAAAACCTCTCTGCATTTAGGAGTTAACTTATTGATCTGATCGTTGATATTTTTCTCTAAATCAATATATTCCAAATCGTTTACAGTAAAGCCAGGATCTGGAATGCTATCTAATATTTTAATATGCTGCTGGTCGAATTTCAGGTTTCTGATTTGATTGGCAATCTTATATTTTACTGCTCTAAGAAGATAAGCTTCAAGGTTTAAGATTACAGTGTTGGATGCGTTTTTCCAAAGACTTATAAAGATTTCCTGAACGATATCTTCGCAGATCGCTTCATCTTTATAAATTTTAAAAGCATATGAATAAAGCTTTTTCCAATAACGGTTAAAAATAATTGAAAATGCAGCATCATTCCCTTCAAAAATTAATTTCTGAAGTTCGTCGTCAGTCATTTTCAAAAGATCTTTTTCCATGAGAGATAAAAAAGCAAATGAAAAACAACGAATAAAAATTACCTAAGAAACCAATTTAACTTTATGTTAAATTAATCTATTAAAAATCAATCTAGTCTTTTATCATTTGGATATGTCAAAATCAATTATTGCAGGAACTTTTTGGTTTGACGCTATAAATGATAAAGGCGAAAAAGTACAAATAAGAGAAGGACGTTTTGATTGGCAATATTAATATTCAAAGAAATGCTTTTTATACATTAATTCTGCTGATTACTATTTCAACCTGTAGGATAAATTAAATTAAAAAAGTAAATATAATGGTACACTATGGTTTTGATTTTTTTACAATCAAAGAATAACCTTAAGAAGTCATAGGCTAAGCAGTAAGTAATTTTAACGTTATAAAGAAGAAGCTAATCAAAACAAAAAACTAAATCCTCTATTCGTTTTGGATGAAAAGCCATCTTCAAATTTTTTGATTTCGTTTGACAAATATTTTTCATATTGATCTTTCATAAAATCCCTAAAAATTTGAATATTATCTTCTTTTCTGGTATCTATTAAAGCCTGAATATATTCTTGTTTATCTTCACTATTAACAATTGCTAAAGGAAGATCATAAAATGCCTGAATATAATTCATAAACAATCTGGAGGTTCTTCCATTACCATCATAAAACGGATGAATACTCACAAGATTAAAATGCGCATCAAATGACAAATACAGCTTTTCATCAATTGTCAAATTCTCTTTCATTTTATCACTTATAAATTTAACCAAGTCATTGGTAAGTCTTTCGACCTTATCATAATTTGGAAAATAAGAAACTCCTGCTGTAACATTCCCTTTTCTAAACATTCCTTTACTAGCATCAACTTCTCCTAAAATAGTATTATAGACACCTCCCGTGCTTTTCATAACATAAGAGTTAATTTCCTTAACTAACTCAACACTAACAGGAGTCTTACTTTTTGCCATATCAATAATAAAATGAAGTGCTTTAAAATGATCTGTTACCATCAAAGTATCATTAAGGGGCTTCCCTTTTGGCGTTAAACCGTCATCTAATAAAATTTGAGTCTCCAATTCTGTCAAAGTTGATCCTTCAATTTTTGTAGAATGGTGGCTTATAGAAATCAAATTGAATTTCTCATAATGCAATACATCAGTAATTCCTAAACTTTTATATTTTAAGATCAGAGATTCCATTGATTCGTGGTATTAGAAAAGTTGAATATAAAAATACAATTCTAAAATCAATTAAACAGACAACTTCCTAAAAATCATCGATAAAACCGAATAGATTGCGTAAAACAAAAAAGCCACTCAAATGAGTGGCTTTTCGTGAACGCAGAAGGATTCGAACCTTCGACCGCCTGCTTAGAAGGCAGGTGCTCTATCCAGCTGAGCTATGCGTCCATTATTTCAATTGTAGTCGGGGTGGCAGGATTCGAACCTGCGGCCTCCTGCTCCCAAAGCAGGCGCGATAACCGGGCTACGCTACACCCCGAGGCAAAATTTAAGCGGAGAGACAGGGACTCGAACCCTGGCGACGGTTACCCGTCGACAGATTAGCAATCTGCTCCATTACCGCTCTGGCACCTCTCCTTGCTAGTGGAATTGCTTCCGTTTTGCGAGTGCAAATGTATAACAACATTCCTTTTCTCACAAGCTTTTTTTCGAGTTTTTTTAGTTTTTTTTTATCTTTTTTCAAAACCACTTCACAATCAAACAAATAGAATTAACAAAAATTTCACTCAAATTTAAAATCTCTCCTATTCAACACAAAATTTGAATATAATTAAATAAACAGTAAATTTGCTTATAACTATTATTAAACAGAAAATGAACAAAAGAGTTGTTATCGTTTCTGCCGTTAGAACACCTATCGGAAGTTTCATGGGCGGGTTATCTACTGTACCTGCACCAAAACTAGGCGCTGCTGCTATAAAAGGAGCCCTTTCAAAAATTAACCTTGACCCAAAATTAGTCGATGAAGTTTTCATGGGGAATGTAATTCAGGCAGGAGTTGGACAAGCTCCGGCAAGACAAGCTGCTCGTTTTGCAGGATTATCAGACGAAGTTGCTGCGACAACAGTAAACAAAGTTTGTGCTTCCGGAATGAAAGCGGTTATGTTCGCTGCCCAGGCAATCGCATGTGGTGACGCTGAAATTGTAGTAGCGGGCGGAATGGAAAGCATGAGTTTGATTCCACATTATGTACAAATGCGTGCCGGAAACAAATTTGGCCCGGCAACAATGTTGGACGGAATGCAGAAAGATGGTTTGACAGATGCTTACGACAACAACGCAATGGGAGTTTGCGCTGATTTGTGTGCAACTGAATACAAAATTACTCGTGAAGAGCAAGACGCTTTTGCCATCCAATCTTATGAAAGAAGTGCAAAAGCCTGGGATGCTGGAAAATTCGATAATGAGGTTGTTCCTGTTGAAGTGCCTCAAAGACGCGGAGAACCTATTATATTTTCTAAAGACGAAGAATATACTAATGTGAAATTAGATAAGATTCCATCTTTAGCACCAGTTTTCACAAAAGACGGAACTGTAACTGCAGCAAATGCTTCTACAATTAATGACGGAGCTGCGGCTTTGGTTTTAATGTCTGAAGAAAAAGCAAATGCTTTAGGTTTAAAACCTATAGCTTACATAAAAGGTTTTGCAGATGCTGCACAGGAACCAAAATGGTTCACAACAAGTCCGGCAAAAGCATTACCAAAAGCATTAGACAAAGCTGGAATCTCAATTTCTGATGTTGATTTCTTCGAATTTAACGAAGCTTTCTCTGTTGTTGGATTAGCCAATGCAAAAATCTTAAACTTAGATAACGACAAAGTAAACGTAAACGGTGGCGCTGTTTCTTTAGGACATCCTCTTGGAGCTTCTGGGGCACGTATCATTGTAACTTTACTGAATGTTTTAGAACAAAATAATGCAAAAACCGGAGCTGCTGCAATTTGCAACGGAGGCGGAGGCGCATCAGCAATTGTTATCGAAAGAGCTTAAAACAATATCTCAAAAAATCAGGAGTTATAAAGGTAACTCCTGATTTTCAACTTATAAATTTCCTTACATGTTTGGAATTTGCAATCTTGCCATAGTACCCGTTCGAGCTGAAGCTAGTGACAGAAGTGAAATCGTAACACAGCTTTTATTTGGCGAACATATCGAAATTTTAGAACGCCATAATCAATGGGCTAAAATAAAAATTCAGTTTGACGACTACGTTGGCTGGGTCGATTCTAAACAATATCAGGAAATTACAAAAGAGCAATTCGATCTTTTGAGCAAAGAGTCAATTATCTTAAATGCTGATTTAATTGATTATATCACAGCACCAAATAATCTCTTGCTTCCTATTCCACTTGGAGCTTCCTTATCTTTTTTAAACAATAGCGAAATCAATACTTCTAATTTTGATTTTGAAGGAACCAAAACCAGTGGTATAAAACCCAAAAGCGCCTTAATCAAAACCGCTTTTATGTATTTAAACGCTCCGTATTTATGGGGTGGAAAAACGCCTTTTGGAATTGATTGCTCTGGTTTTACCCAAATGGTTTACAAACTAAACGGCTACAAAATCCATCGTGATGCTTCTCAGCAAGCACTTGAAGGCGACCCTTTGAGTTTTATTGAAGAATGCGAACCAGGTGATTTGGCTTTCTTCGACAATGATGAAGGAAATATTACCCATGTCGGCATCATTATGGAAAACAACTACATCATTCACGCAAGTGGAAAAGTACGTATTGATCGTTTAGATCATACCGGAATTTACAATCCGGAATTAAACAAACACACTCATAAACTTCGTGTAATCA is a window of Flavobacterium crocinum DNA encoding:
- a CDS encoding C40 family peptidase, which gives rise to MFGICNLAIVPVRAEASDRSEIVTQLLFGEHIEILERHNQWAKIKIQFDDYVGWVDSKQYQEITKEQFDLLSKESIILNADLIDYITAPNNLLLPIPLGASLSFLNNSEINTSNFDFEGTKTSGIKPKSALIKTAFMYLNAPYLWGGKTPFGIDCSGFTQMVYKLNGYKIHRDASQQALEGDPLSFIEECEPGDLAFFDNDEGNITHVGIIMENNYIIHASGKVRIDRLDHTGIYNPELNKHTHKLRVIKKII
- a CDS encoding acetyl-CoA C-acyltransferase, yielding MNKRVVIVSAVRTPIGSFMGGLSTVPAPKLGAAAIKGALSKINLDPKLVDEVFMGNVIQAGVGQAPARQAARFAGLSDEVAATTVNKVCASGMKAVMFAAQAIACGDAEIVVAGGMESMSLIPHYVQMRAGNKFGPATMLDGMQKDGLTDAYDNNAMGVCADLCATEYKITREEQDAFAIQSYERSAKAWDAGKFDNEVVPVEVPQRRGEPIIFSKDEEYTNVKLDKIPSLAPVFTKDGTVTAANASTINDGAAALVLMSEEKANALGLKPIAYIKGFADAAQEPKWFTTSPAKALPKALDKAGISISDVDFFEFNEAFSVVGLANAKILNLDNDKVNVNGGAVSLGHPLGASGARIIVTLLNVLEQNNAKTGAAAICNGGGGASAIVIERA
- a CDS encoding Fic family protein, producing MESLILKYKSLGITDVLHYEKFNLISISHHSTKIEGSTLTELETQILLDDGLTPKGKPLNDTLMVTDHFKALHFIIDMAKSKTPVSVELVKEINSYVMKSTGGVYNTILGEVDASKGMFRKGNVTAGVSYFPNYDKVERLTNDLVKFISDKMKENLTIDEKLYLSFDAHFNLVSIHPFYDGNGRTSRLFMNYIQAFYDLPLAIVNSEDKQEYIQALIDTRKEDNIQIFRDFMKDQYEKYLSNEIKKFEDGFSSKTNRGFSFLF
- a CDS encoding RNA polymerase sigma-70 factor, which codes for MEKDLLKMTDDELQKLIFEGNDAAFSIIFNRYWKKLYSYAFKIYKDEAICEDIVQEIFISLWKNASNTVILNLEAYLLRAVKYKIANQIRNLKFDQQHIKILDSIPDPGFTVNDLEYIDLEKNINDQINKLTPKCREVFLLSRMDHFTNAEIAVKLNLSIHTVEKHISNALKQLRLNNTSYNYLLFYWAAFFYVN
- a CDS encoding FecR family protein; this translates as MKKEIFLQLAKKYEEGTCTPEEKIAVESFFDKMQKQSLDMELSDEKGDVILDKIFLELKVKPKKYTIRKALKIAAILVVGLSIAFTAAQFIFKPEVITQITAKGEKKEIFLKDGSVIVLNSNSSITYPEEFETTRNITLVGQAYFKVFRDVKRPFIVQTHDVKVRVLGTSFDINSYNHHNTKVSVISGKVEVSSPTGKKVQITKNQQADLIKNSDLQISTENSEDKIAWISNTIMLKNTKLSETVKIIENWYNVDITIEDQDLNNLTISGKFKDEKLENVLESIAYLKQLKINYTTKNHITIRKKTP